From one Nonomuraea polychroma genomic stretch:
- a CDS encoding alkaline phosphatase PhoX, translated as MDSVDRRSFLATTGGALAAGVAMNTLGAHAAWAEAGRSDFHPGQVGYGELRRTKSRNTGEELLALPEGFTYIVLGKTGTPMTDGVATPIAHDGMAAFPGTRRDTVRLIRNHEVRTTPGSPTGRVYVEGSERYDELGVAGTTTLEVDLRSGEVLRHFVSLNGTIVNCAGGMMLHQRGWLTCEETTAGPKQGWKQKHGYIYEVPLDGPQPGKPAASQPLKAMGRFSHEAVAVDPRTGYVYETEDDSGKPNGLYRFRPTDPRNLAAGGVLEMLKIKGRDGYDCREGQKMGARLPVEWVRIDDPDPDLENGAKTCTQQGLAKGGAKFNRLEGCWYGDGSIFFNSTSGGDAKNGDAPGADGYVEGYGQVWQYIPSRRDGGTLVLVYESPGRKELDSPDNLTFSPRGGIVLCEDDASDADADPHPLAPGLENVNRLIGLDPGGQPFEFAVNISDDSEFAGACFSPDGSTMFVNALGSTTALEPPGRTYAIRGPWRRGPL; from the coding sequence ATGGATTCCGTTGACCGCAGATCCTTCCTGGCCACGACAGGCGGCGCGCTGGCCGCCGGCGTCGCGATGAACACACTCGGCGCGCACGCCGCCTGGGCCGAGGCCGGCCGCTCTGACTTCCACCCCGGCCAGGTCGGCTATGGCGAGCTGCGCCGCACCAAGTCCCGCAACACCGGCGAGGAACTGCTCGCGCTGCCTGAAGGATTCACCTACATCGTCCTCGGCAAGACCGGCACGCCCATGACCGACGGCGTCGCCACCCCCATCGCCCACGACGGCATGGCCGCCTTCCCCGGCACCCGCCGTGACACTGTCCGCCTGATCCGCAACCACGAAGTACGCACCACGCCCGGCTCCCCGACCGGCCGCGTGTACGTGGAAGGGTCCGAGCGCTACGACGAACTGGGCGTCGCCGGCACCACCACACTGGAGGTGGACCTGCGCAGCGGCGAGGTGCTCCGGCACTTCGTCAGCCTCAACGGCACCATCGTCAACTGCGCCGGCGGCATGATGCTGCACCAGCGCGGCTGGCTGACCTGCGAAGAGACCACGGCCGGCCCCAAGCAGGGCTGGAAGCAAAAGCACGGCTACATCTACGAAGTGCCGCTGGACGGCCCGCAGCCCGGCAAGCCCGCCGCCTCCCAGCCCCTCAAGGCCATGGGCCGCTTCTCCCACGAGGCCGTCGCCGTCGACCCGCGCACCGGTTACGTGTACGAGACCGAGGACGACTCCGGCAAGCCCAACGGGCTCTACCGCTTCCGCCCCACGGACCCGCGCAATCTGGCCGCCGGCGGCGTGCTGGAGATGCTCAAGATCAAGGGCCGGGACGGCTACGACTGCCGCGAAGGGCAGAAGATGGGCGCCCGCCTGCCGGTCGAATGGGTGCGTATCGACGACCCCGACCCGGACCTGGAGAACGGCGCCAAGACCTGCACCCAGCAGGGCCTGGCCAAGGGCGGTGCCAAGTTCAACCGCCTCGAAGGCTGCTGGTACGGCGACGGCAGCATCTTCTTCAACTCCACCAGCGGCGGCGACGCCAAGAACGGCGACGCGCCAGGCGCAGACGGGTACGTGGAGGGTTACGGCCAGGTCTGGCAGTACATCCCCAGCCGCCGCGACGGCGGCACGCTGGTGCTGGTGTATGAGTCGCCGGGGCGTAAGGAACTCGACTCGCCGGACAACCTGACCTTCAGCCCGCGCGGCGGCATCGTCCTGTGCGAGGACGACGCCTCCGACGCCGACGCCGACCCGCACCCGCTCGCGCCCGGTCTGGAGAACGTCAACCGGCTGATCGGCCTGGACCCGGGCGGCCAGCCGTTCGAGTTCGCCGTCAACATCAGCGACGACAGCGAGTTCGCCGGCGCCTGCTTCAGCCCCGATGGCTCGACGATGTTCGTCAACGCCCTCGGCAGCACCACCGCACTGGAGCCGCCCGGCCGCACCTACGCCATCCGCGGCCCTTGGCGGCGCGGACCGCTGTAG
- a CDS encoding glycosyltransferase has protein sequence MRSSTARFHVPISVALLALGVVVGFASRTPAWTAADASVSGAVQSVRGPWTTAVAQVLDVAFGNVAGAFLVAALVAAAAVGRSRAVRRALAAIVAGWGVSLVVKVLVDRPRPAASHALVQGLGPDSFPSGHVCLTLSVAVAIALLTRKTRWHRPVVAAGGLLVIGQMLARVYLGAHYPTDVLGSVIVTPAAIHLATNARRLGPFLLRAADRRRARRAGPPSTRQVTILLLHAYGMGGTIRTAFNLASSLSADHDVEIVSVVRARERPFFPVPPGVRVTFLDERPPRRRVPRLLRSRLIPREETAYDRFDLRTDLTLLRFLRGLRTGVLITTRPGLNLAAALLTPPGVITIGQEHTGFRSHKRAVQKMITRRYGRLDALVTLTEADLGAYRAALGSRAPRHLLRIPNAAPPVSGGPSPLTAKNVLAVGRLTKVKGHDLLLRAWEQVSVSHPGWTLRIVGSGAERTRLQSLAGELGLDSAELPGSSRDVGAELDEASLFVLSSRREGFPMAVLEALSKGVPVVAFDCPHGPGELITHGHDGLLVPPRDVDAMAAAIGLLLDDEHERHQMGEAALRTSERYDREVIGRRWAALLADLEAGR, from the coding sequence ATGCGGTCGAGCACAGCGAGGTTCCATGTCCCGATCTCCGTTGCGCTCCTGGCTCTCGGGGTGGTGGTCGGGTTCGCCTCCCGCACGCCCGCGTGGACCGCGGCGGACGCGAGCGTGAGCGGGGCGGTGCAGTCGGTCCGCGGTCCGTGGACCACCGCGGTGGCGCAGGTGCTCGACGTGGCGTTCGGCAACGTCGCGGGTGCGTTCCTGGTGGCCGCTCTCGTCGCGGCGGCCGCCGTCGGACGCTCGCGCGCCGTCCGGCGGGCGCTGGCGGCGATCGTCGCGGGGTGGGGCGTCAGCCTGGTGGTCAAGGTCCTGGTGGACCGGCCCAGGCCGGCGGCGTCGCACGCGCTGGTGCAGGGGCTCGGCCCGGACAGCTTCCCCAGCGGCCACGTGTGCCTCACCCTGTCCGTGGCCGTCGCGATCGCGCTGCTGACCAGGAAGACCCGCTGGCATCGGCCGGTCGTCGCGGCGGGCGGCCTGCTCGTGATCGGGCAGATGCTGGCGAGGGTCTACCTCGGCGCGCACTACCCCACGGACGTCCTCGGCTCGGTCATCGTGACCCCGGCCGCCATCCACCTGGCGACGAACGCCCGCAGGCTGGGCCCGTTCCTGCTCCGGGCGGCCGACCGCCGCAGGGCCCGCCGGGCCGGTCCGCCCAGCACACGGCAGGTGACGATCCTGCTGCTGCACGCGTACGGCATGGGCGGCACCATCAGGACCGCCTTCAACCTCGCGAGCTCCCTGTCGGCCGACCACGACGTGGAGATCGTCAGCGTCGTCAGGGCCAGGGAACGGCCCTTCTTCCCGGTGCCGCCCGGCGTCCGCGTCACGTTCCTGGACGAACGCCCGCCGCGGCGCCGCGTGCCGCGGCTGCTGCGCAGCAGGCTGATCCCGCGGGAGGAGACGGCCTACGACAGGTTCGACCTGCGTACCGACCTCACCCTCCTGCGCTTCCTCCGCGGTCTGCGCACCGGCGTGCTGATCACCACGCGTCCCGGGCTCAACCTGGCCGCCGCCCTGCTGACCCCGCCCGGCGTGATCACCATCGGGCAGGAGCACACCGGCTTCAGGTCGCACAAGCGCGCAGTCCAGAAAATGATCACCCGGAGGTACGGCAGGCTCGACGCGCTCGTCACCTTGACCGAGGCCGACCTCGGCGCCTACCGCGCGGCTCTGGGCTCCCGCGCGCCCCGCCACCTGCTGCGCATCCCCAACGCCGCGCCGCCCGTCAGCGGCGGGCCGTCGCCCCTGACCGCCAAGAACGTCCTCGCCGTCGGCCGCCTCACCAAGGTCAAGGGCCACGACCTCCTCCTGCGGGCGTGGGAGCAGGTCAGCGTCTCACATCCCGGGTGGACGCTGCGCATCGTCGGATCGGGAGCGGAGCGGACCCGCCTCCAGTCGCTCGCTGGGGAGCTCGGGCTGGACTCGGCCGAGCTGCCCGGCTCGTCGCGCGACGTCGGCGCCGAGCTCGACGAGGCCTCCCTCTTCGTGCTCAGCTCCCGCCGCGAGGGCTTCCCGATGGCCGTCCTGGAGGCGCTGAGCAAGGGCGTGCCCGTGGTCGCCTTCGACTGCCCGCACGGTCCCGGCGAGCTCATCACCCACGGGCACGACGGGCTGCTCGTCCCGCCACGGGACGTCGACGCCATGGCCGCGGCGATCGGCCTGCTCCTCGACGACGAACACGAGCGCCACCAGATGGGGGAGGCGGCGCTGCGTACCTCCGAGCGATACGACCGGGAGGTCATCGGGAGACGGTGGGCCGCGCTGCTGGCCGATCTGGAAGCGGGCCGCTGA